A portion of the Gossypium arboreum isolate Shixiya-1 chromosome 8, ASM2569848v2, whole genome shotgun sequence genome contains these proteins:
- the LOC108469616 gene encoding tripeptidyl-peptidase 2-like isoform X2 has translation MHLDKFKQKHTKVEDPKLKRVRGDLQNRIDILRNQSDTYDDKGPIIDAVVWHDGEVWRVALDTQSLEDDTKSGKLADFVPLTNYRIERKYGVFSKLDACTFVVNVYDEGNILSIVTDSSPHGTHVAGIAAAFHPQEPLLNGVAPGAQLISCKIGDSRLGSMETGTGLTRALIAAVEHKCDLINMSYGEPTLLPDYGRFVDLVNEVVNEHRLIFVSSAGNSGPALSTVGAPGGTSSSIIGVGAYVSPAMAAGAHSVVEPPAEGLEYTWSSRGPTADGDLGVCISAPGGAVAPVPTWTLQGRMLMNGTSMASPSACGGIALLISAMKAEGITVSPYSVRKALENTSIPVGVLPEDKLTTGQGLMQVDKAYEYIQKSQDFPCVWYQIKINQSGKSTPTSRGIYLRESTACQHSTEWAVQIEPKFHEGASKLDELVPFEECIELHSSDNAVLRVPEYLLLTHNGRTFNIIVDPMNLRDGLHYYEVYGIDCKAPWRGPLFRIPITITKPKAVMNRPPLVSFSRMSFLPGHIERRYIEVPLGASWVEATIQTSGFDTTRRFFIDTIQICPLRRPIKLERVITFSSPTAKSFAFPVVGGQTMELAIAQFWSSGMGSHETTIVDFEIVFHGIGVSRTEVVLDGSEAPIRIEAEALLASEKLAPTAVLNKIRVPYRPIEAKLCTLPSNRDKLPSGKQILALTLTYKFKLEDGAEVKPHIPLLNNRIYDTKFESQFYMISDTNKRVYAMGDCYPKSSKLIKGEYTLQLYLRHDNVQYLEKMKQLVLFLERNMEEKDVVRLNFFSEPDGPVMGNGTFKSSVLVPGKKEAFYLSPPNQDKLPKNSSQGSILLGAISHGKLSYGQEEGKDLRKNPVSYQISYVIPPNKTDEDKRKGSSAACTKPIAERLEEEVRDAKLKVFGSLKQDTDEGCSEWKKLAQLLKSEYPEYTPLLVKIMESLLSRDNIDDNTQHYDEVIDAANEVIDSIDRDELAKFFSLKSDPEDEEAEKNKKKMETSRDQLAQALYQKGLALAEIETLKGEKASVLAAIEGTKDSDQTGGQSAVGSDVQSDLFEENFKELTKWVDLKSSKYGTLSVMRERRCGRLGTALKVVNEMIQDDGEPPKKKLYELKLSLLDEIGWSHLSTYERQWMHVRFPPSLPLF, from the exons ATGCATCTTGACAAGTTCAAGCAG AAACATACGAAAGTGGAGGATCCAAAATTGAAAAGGGTTCGCGGTGATCTCCAGAATAGAATAGACATCTTAAGAAATCAATCTGAT ACCTATGATGACAAAGGACCTATTATAGATGCTGTTGTATGGCATGATGGAGAAGTATGGAGGGTTGCTCTCGATACACAGAGCCTTGAGGATGATACTAAATCTGGGAAACTGGCTGATTTTGTGCCCTTAACTAATTACAG GATTGAACGAAAATATGGCGTTTTTAGCAAATTAGATGCTTGTACATTTGTTGTTAATGTGTATGATGAGGGAAATATCTTAAGTATTGTTACAGATAGCTCTCCTCATGGTACTCATGTTGCTGGTATTGCTGCTGCTTTCCATCCACAG GAGCCCTTGTTAAATGGTGTTGCACCTGGAGCACAGTTAATTTCATGTAAAATTGGAGACTCGCGTTTGGGTTCGATGGAGACAGGAACTGGCTTGACACGGGCACTAATAGCTGCTGTGGAG CATAAATGTGATCTAATCAACATGAGCTATGGAGAACCTACATTATTACCAGACTATGGACGCTTTGTCGATCTTGTTAATGAA GTGGTGAATGAACACCGCCTGATATTTGTGAGTAGTGCTGGTAATAGTGGGCCAGCATTGAGCACTGTTGGTGCTCCGGGTGGTACTTCTTCAAGCATCATAGGAGTCGGTGCTTATGTCTCTCCTGCAATGGCTGCTGGTGCTCATTCTGTAGTTGAACCTCCAGCTGAAGGGCTTGAGTACACTTG GTCCAGCCGAGGACCTACAGCTGATGGAGACCTTGGAGTCTGTATAAGTGCTCCTGGAGGGGCTGTTGCCCCTGTTCCTACTTGGACTCTCCAAGGGAGAATGCTCATGAATGGAACATCAATGGCCTCTCCATCTGCTTGTGGGGGAATTGCATTGCTTATTAGTGCCATGAAG GCAGAGGGAATTACTGTAAGCCCATACAGTGTAAGGAAAGCTCTTGAGAATACATCTATTCCTGTAGGTGTTTTGCCAGAAGATAAACTAACCACTGGACAAGGGCTTATGCAAGTTGACAA AGCATATGAATATATACAGAAGTCTCAAGATTTTCCATGTGTTTGGTATCAAATTAAGATCAATCAATCTGGAAAATCAA CACCTACATCAAGAGGTATCTACCTAAGAGAGTCTACTGCTTGCCAACATTCTACTGAG TGGGCAGTGCAAATTGAACCAAAGTTTCATGAAGGTGCAAGTAAATTAGACGAATTGGTTCCCTTTGAGGAGTGTATTGAGCTACATTCTAGCGATAATGCAGTTTTGAGAGTTCCTGAGTATCTTCTCCTTACACATAATGGGCGCACCTTCAA CATAATTGTTGATCCTATGAATCTTCGTGATGGTCTTCATTATTATGAAGTCTATGGAATTGACTGCAAAGCCCCATGGCGTGGTCCTCTTTTCAGAATCCCGATTACTATAACAAAGCCAAAGGCTGTAATGAATCGGCCACCACTAGTTTCATTCTCAAGAATGTCATTCCTTCCAG GCCACATAGAACGAAGGTATATAGAGGTGCCACTTGGTGCTAGTTGGGTTGAGGCAACAATACAGACATCTGGGTTTGATACTACGAGACGATTTTTTATCGACACCATCCAG ATTTGTCCACTAAGAAGGCCTATCAAGTTGGAGAGAGTCATAACATTTTCATCCCCCACAGCCAAAAGCTTCGCCTTTCCTGTTGTAGGTGGTCAAACAATGGAACTAGCAATAGCTCAGTTCTGGTCAAGTGGCATGGGAAGTCATGAGACAACCATTGTAGATTTTGAG ATTGTCTTTCATGGAATTGGAGTAAGCAGAACTGAAGTAGTCCTTGATGGAAGTGAAGCACCCATCAGAATTGAGGCTGAAGCACTATTGGCATCAGAAAAACTTGCCCCTACTGCTGTTTTAAACAAG ATAAGAGTTCCCTACCGACCTATTGAGGCAAAACTTTGTACTCTTCCATCCAATCGTGACAAATTACCATCAGGGAAACAAATACTAGCATTAACATTAAC CTACAAGTTTAAGTTGGAAGATGGAGCAGAAGTGAAACCTCATATTCCATTGCTCAACAATCGTATATATGACACTAAATTTGAGTCCCAATTTTACATGATTTCTGACACAAACAAG CGTGTCTATGCAATGGGTGATTGTTATCCAAAATCTTCAAAACTTATAAAGGGCGAATACACTCTGCAACTGTATTTAAG GCATGACAATGTACAATACTTGGAAAAAATGAAGCAATTAGTTCTATTTCTGGAAAGGAATATGGAGGAAAAG GATGTTGTTCGATTGAACTTTTTCTCTGAACCAGATGGCCCTGTGATGGGAAATGGCACCTTCAAATCATCTGTTTTGGTTCCAGG GAAAAAAGAAGCATTTTATTTAAGTCCACCAAACCAAGATAAGCTTCCaaag AACTCCTCACAAGGATCTATATTGCTGGGAGCAATATCACATGGGAAACTATCATATGGTCAGGAAGAGGGAAAAGATCTACGAAAGAATCCTGTATCTTATCAGATCTCTTATGTGATACCACCCAACAAG ACAGATGAAGACAAAAGAAAAGGTTCTTCGGCAGCTTGCACTAAACCTATAGCTGAGCGTTTAGAAGAAGAG GTTCGAGATGCAAAACTAAAGGTTTTTGGAAGTCTGAAGCAAGATACTGATGAAGGTTGCTCAGAATGGAAAAAGTTAGCTCAATTGCTCAAG TCTGAATACCCTGAATACACTCCATTGCTTGTGAAGATCATGGAAAGTTTGCTCTCTCGTGACAATATTGATGACAACACCCAGCATTATGATGAG GTTATAGATGCAGCAAATGAGGTGATTGATAGTATAGACAGAGATGAACTGGCAAAATTCTTTTCACTCAAAAGTGATCCAGAGGATGAGGAGGCTGAG AAAAATAAGAAGAAGATGGAGACTTCTCGTGATCAATTAGCACAGGCACTATACCAAAAAGGACTGGCATTGGCTGAGATTGAAACTCTAAAG GGTGAGAAAGCTTCAGTCTTGGCTGCTATTGAAGGCACAAAAGACTCAGACCAAACTGGAGGCCAATCTGCTGTGGGCTCTGATGTCCAGTCAGATTTATTTGAGGAGAACTTTAAAGAACTAACGAAATGGGTAGATCTGAAATCCTCTAAATACGGCACTCTCTCCGTAATGCGTGAGAGACGATGTGGAAGACTTGGAACCGCTCTAAAG GTAGTAAATGAGATGATTCAGGATGATGGAGAGCCTCCAAAGAAAAAACTCTATGAATTGAAGCTCTCTTTGCTTGATGAAATTGGATGGAGCCATTTATCAACATACGAAAGACAATGGATGCATGTGCGCTTCCCTCCAAGCTTGCCCCTATTTTAA
- the LOC108469616 gene encoding tripeptidyl-peptidase 2-like isoform X1, translating to MQTSIFNVLTWAKPPVTLLAPPFHTFPSLLIIAPRGKLKYNNNFKGRTKKEGNYHRSRSGSRGGIYRAMPCSSIVTTDNTCADVGGGGEENGRFRKFKLNHSTFLASLMPKKEIGADRFIEAHPFYDGRCALIAIFDSGVDPAAAGLQLTSDGKPKILDIIDCTGSGDVDTSKVVKADGDGRICGASGASLVVSSSWKNPSGEWHVGYKLVYELFTNSLTSRLKKERKKKWDEKNQEEIAKAVMHLDKFKQKHTKVEDPKLKRVRGDLQNRIDILRNQSDTYDDKGPIIDAVVWHDGEVWRVALDTQSLEDDTKSGKLADFVPLTNYRIERKYGVFSKLDACTFVVNVYDEGNILSIVTDSSPHGTHVAGIAAAFHPQEPLLNGVAPGAQLISCKIGDSRLGSMETGTGLTRALIAAVEHKCDLINMSYGEPTLLPDYGRFVDLVNEVVNEHRLIFVSSAGNSGPALSTVGAPGGTSSSIIGVGAYVSPAMAAGAHSVVEPPAEGLEYTWSSRGPTADGDLGVCISAPGGAVAPVPTWTLQGRMLMNGTSMASPSACGGIALLISAMKAEGITVSPYSVRKALENTSIPVGVLPEDKLTTGQGLMQVDKAYEYIQKSQDFPCVWYQIKINQSGKSTPTSRGIYLRESTACQHSTEWAVQIEPKFHEGASKLDELVPFEECIELHSSDNAVLRVPEYLLLTHNGRTFNIIVDPMNLRDGLHYYEVYGIDCKAPWRGPLFRIPITITKPKAVMNRPPLVSFSRMSFLPGHIERRYIEVPLGASWVEATIQTSGFDTTRRFFIDTIQICPLRRPIKLERVITFSSPTAKSFAFPVVGGQTMELAIAQFWSSGMGSHETTIVDFEIVFHGIGVSRTEVVLDGSEAPIRIEAEALLASEKLAPTAVLNKIRVPYRPIEAKLCTLPSNRDKLPSGKQILALTLTYKFKLEDGAEVKPHIPLLNNRIYDTKFESQFYMISDTNKRVYAMGDCYPKSSKLIKGEYTLQLYLRHDNVQYLEKMKQLVLFLERNMEEKDVVRLNFFSEPDGPVMGNGTFKSSVLVPGKKEAFYLSPPNQDKLPKNSSQGSILLGAISHGKLSYGQEEGKDLRKNPVSYQISYVIPPNKTDEDKRKGSSAACTKPIAERLEEEVRDAKLKVFGSLKQDTDEGCSEWKKLAQLLKSEYPEYTPLLVKIMESLLSRDNIDDNTQHYDEVIDAANEVIDSIDRDELAKFFSLKSDPEDEEAEKNKKKMETSRDQLAQALYQKGLALAEIETLKGEKASVLAAIEGTKDSDQTGGQSAVGSDVQSDLFEENFKELTKWVDLKSSKYGTLSVMRERRCGRLGTALKVVNEMIQDDGEPPKKKLYELKLSLLDEIGWSHLSTYERQWMHVRFPPSLPLF from the exons ATGCAAACCTCGATATTTAATGTTCTGACCTGGGCCAAACCCCCAGTGACATTATTAGCTCCACCATTTCACACTTTCCCTTCTCTATTAATCATTGCACCCAGAGGAaagcttaaatataataataatttcaaggGAAGAACCAAAAAGGAGGGGAATTATCATCGAAGCCGAAGCGGGAGTCGCGGTGGTATATATAGAGCCATGCCTTGTTCTTCAATAGTGACTACTGATAATACTTGTGCTGATGTTGGTGGCGGGGGTGAAGAGAATGGGCGTTTTCGCAAATTTAAACTTAATCATTCCACATTCTTAGCCTCTCTGATGCCGAAGAAGGAGATTGGCGCCGATCGCTTCATTGAAGCTCATCCTTTTTACGACGGTCGCTGTGCCCTCATCGCGATCTTTG ATTCTGGTGTTGATCCGGCTGCCGCTGGTTTGCAACTAACTTCAGATGGGAAGCCAAAGATCTTAGATATTATTGACTG tacTGGGAGTGGAGATGTTGATACCTCAAAAGTGGTGAAGGCTGATGGAGACGGTCGAATTTGCGGGGCTTCTG gGGCTTCACTGGTTGTCAGTtcttcatggaaaaacccttctGGCGAGTGGCATGTAGGCTATAAATTGGTTTATGAGCTCTTTACAAACTCTTTAACTTCACGTCTAAAG aaagaaaggaagaaaaaatggGATGAAAAAAACCAGGAGGAGATTGCAAAGGCTGTAATGCATCTTGACAAGTTCAAGCAG AAACATACGAAAGTGGAGGATCCAAAATTGAAAAGGGTTCGCGGTGATCTCCAGAATAGAATAGACATCTTAAGAAATCAATCTGAT ACCTATGATGACAAAGGACCTATTATAGATGCTGTTGTATGGCATGATGGAGAAGTATGGAGGGTTGCTCTCGATACACAGAGCCTTGAGGATGATACTAAATCTGGGAAACTGGCTGATTTTGTGCCCTTAACTAATTACAG GATTGAACGAAAATATGGCGTTTTTAGCAAATTAGATGCTTGTACATTTGTTGTTAATGTGTATGATGAGGGAAATATCTTAAGTATTGTTACAGATAGCTCTCCTCATGGTACTCATGTTGCTGGTATTGCTGCTGCTTTCCATCCACAG GAGCCCTTGTTAAATGGTGTTGCACCTGGAGCACAGTTAATTTCATGTAAAATTGGAGACTCGCGTTTGGGTTCGATGGAGACAGGAACTGGCTTGACACGGGCACTAATAGCTGCTGTGGAG CATAAATGTGATCTAATCAACATGAGCTATGGAGAACCTACATTATTACCAGACTATGGACGCTTTGTCGATCTTGTTAATGAA GTGGTGAATGAACACCGCCTGATATTTGTGAGTAGTGCTGGTAATAGTGGGCCAGCATTGAGCACTGTTGGTGCTCCGGGTGGTACTTCTTCAAGCATCATAGGAGTCGGTGCTTATGTCTCTCCTGCAATGGCTGCTGGTGCTCATTCTGTAGTTGAACCTCCAGCTGAAGGGCTTGAGTACACTTG GTCCAGCCGAGGACCTACAGCTGATGGAGACCTTGGAGTCTGTATAAGTGCTCCTGGAGGGGCTGTTGCCCCTGTTCCTACTTGGACTCTCCAAGGGAGAATGCTCATGAATGGAACATCAATGGCCTCTCCATCTGCTTGTGGGGGAATTGCATTGCTTATTAGTGCCATGAAG GCAGAGGGAATTACTGTAAGCCCATACAGTGTAAGGAAAGCTCTTGAGAATACATCTATTCCTGTAGGTGTTTTGCCAGAAGATAAACTAACCACTGGACAAGGGCTTATGCAAGTTGACAA AGCATATGAATATATACAGAAGTCTCAAGATTTTCCATGTGTTTGGTATCAAATTAAGATCAATCAATCTGGAAAATCAA CACCTACATCAAGAGGTATCTACCTAAGAGAGTCTACTGCTTGCCAACATTCTACTGAG TGGGCAGTGCAAATTGAACCAAAGTTTCATGAAGGTGCAAGTAAATTAGACGAATTGGTTCCCTTTGAGGAGTGTATTGAGCTACATTCTAGCGATAATGCAGTTTTGAGAGTTCCTGAGTATCTTCTCCTTACACATAATGGGCGCACCTTCAA CATAATTGTTGATCCTATGAATCTTCGTGATGGTCTTCATTATTATGAAGTCTATGGAATTGACTGCAAAGCCCCATGGCGTGGTCCTCTTTTCAGAATCCCGATTACTATAACAAAGCCAAAGGCTGTAATGAATCGGCCACCACTAGTTTCATTCTCAAGAATGTCATTCCTTCCAG GCCACATAGAACGAAGGTATATAGAGGTGCCACTTGGTGCTAGTTGGGTTGAGGCAACAATACAGACATCTGGGTTTGATACTACGAGACGATTTTTTATCGACACCATCCAG ATTTGTCCACTAAGAAGGCCTATCAAGTTGGAGAGAGTCATAACATTTTCATCCCCCACAGCCAAAAGCTTCGCCTTTCCTGTTGTAGGTGGTCAAACAATGGAACTAGCAATAGCTCAGTTCTGGTCAAGTGGCATGGGAAGTCATGAGACAACCATTGTAGATTTTGAG ATTGTCTTTCATGGAATTGGAGTAAGCAGAACTGAAGTAGTCCTTGATGGAAGTGAAGCACCCATCAGAATTGAGGCTGAAGCACTATTGGCATCAGAAAAACTTGCCCCTACTGCTGTTTTAAACAAG ATAAGAGTTCCCTACCGACCTATTGAGGCAAAACTTTGTACTCTTCCATCCAATCGTGACAAATTACCATCAGGGAAACAAATACTAGCATTAACATTAAC CTACAAGTTTAAGTTGGAAGATGGAGCAGAAGTGAAACCTCATATTCCATTGCTCAACAATCGTATATATGACACTAAATTTGAGTCCCAATTTTACATGATTTCTGACACAAACAAG CGTGTCTATGCAATGGGTGATTGTTATCCAAAATCTTCAAAACTTATAAAGGGCGAATACACTCTGCAACTGTATTTAAG GCATGACAATGTACAATACTTGGAAAAAATGAAGCAATTAGTTCTATTTCTGGAAAGGAATATGGAGGAAAAG GATGTTGTTCGATTGAACTTTTTCTCTGAACCAGATGGCCCTGTGATGGGAAATGGCACCTTCAAATCATCTGTTTTGGTTCCAGG GAAAAAAGAAGCATTTTATTTAAGTCCACCAAACCAAGATAAGCTTCCaaag AACTCCTCACAAGGATCTATATTGCTGGGAGCAATATCACATGGGAAACTATCATATGGTCAGGAAGAGGGAAAAGATCTACGAAAGAATCCTGTATCTTATCAGATCTCTTATGTGATACCACCCAACAAG ACAGATGAAGACAAAAGAAAAGGTTCTTCGGCAGCTTGCACTAAACCTATAGCTGAGCGTTTAGAAGAAGAG GTTCGAGATGCAAAACTAAAGGTTTTTGGAAGTCTGAAGCAAGATACTGATGAAGGTTGCTCAGAATGGAAAAAGTTAGCTCAATTGCTCAAG TCTGAATACCCTGAATACACTCCATTGCTTGTGAAGATCATGGAAAGTTTGCTCTCTCGTGACAATATTGATGACAACACCCAGCATTATGATGAG GTTATAGATGCAGCAAATGAGGTGATTGATAGTATAGACAGAGATGAACTGGCAAAATTCTTTTCACTCAAAAGTGATCCAGAGGATGAGGAGGCTGAG AAAAATAAGAAGAAGATGGAGACTTCTCGTGATCAATTAGCACAGGCACTATACCAAAAAGGACTGGCATTGGCTGAGATTGAAACTCTAAAG GGTGAGAAAGCTTCAGTCTTGGCTGCTATTGAAGGCACAAAAGACTCAGACCAAACTGGAGGCCAATCTGCTGTGGGCTCTGATGTCCAGTCAGATTTATTTGAGGAGAACTTTAAAGAACTAACGAAATGGGTAGATCTGAAATCCTCTAAATACGGCACTCTCTCCGTAATGCGTGAGAGACGATGTGGAAGACTTGGAACCGCTCTAAAG GTAGTAAATGAGATGATTCAGGATGATGGAGAGCCTCCAAAGAAAAAACTCTATGAATTGAAGCTCTCTTTGCTTGATGAAATTGGATGGAGCCATTTATCAACATACGAAAGACAATGGATGCATGTGCGCTTCCCTCCAAGCTTGCCCCTATTTTAA